Genomic segment of Rickettsiella endosymbiont of Xylota segnis:
TATTTTTAGCAATAAATTGAATATTGAACGGTCCAGTGATGTGTAAAGCCTTTACAATTTTACGCGCTATGCTTTTAGTACGACGTATGGTTTCTAAATATAATTTCTGTGGTGGTAACACAACTGTCGCATCTCCAGAATGGACACCTGCATTCTCGATATGTTCTGAAATAGCCTCAATGACAATATCACCCTGTTTAGCAACTCCGTCTATTTCTAATTCTTTTGCTTCTTGAACAAATTTAGATATTACCACGGGATGCTCTTGCGAAACACGAGCAGCCGCTTGTAAATGCTGGTCTAAAGACTCAGGATTAAAAACCACATTCATCGCAGAACCAGACAAAATATAAGAAGGCCTAATTAATACTGGATACCCTACTTTGGCTGCAAAAGTTTTTGCTTTACTCAAACTAGTAATTCTTTCCCAAGCAGGTTGGTCTATATTAAGTGTATTTAGTAGGGCAGAAAATTTTTCTCGATTTTCAGCATAATCAATAAACGTCGGATCCGTACCCAGTAAATGATAACCTTCTTTAGCTAAAGGGACAGCTAAATTATTAGCAATCTGTCCTCCGACTGAAACAATAATGCCCTTTGCTGATTCAAAATCCACAATATCTTGTACACGCTCAAAAGTAAGTTGTTCGAAATACAATCGATCTGATTCATCATAATCTGTAGAAACTGTTTCAGGATTCGAGTTAATAATAATGGCCGTTTCTTTTAATAGACGCAAAGTCTGCGCGGTATTAACCGCACACCAATCAAACTCGACAGATGATCCTATCGAGTAGGGACCTGAACCCAACACAATGATAGGTGGAAGCTTAGCAGGAGAAATATCATGTTCAACAGCATGGTAGCTTAGATAAAGATAATTTGTCTGTGCAGCAAACTCCCCAGCCAAAGTATCTATTTGTTTCACAAAAGGTATGATGCCATATTTTAGACGTAAAGTTCGTATTTGTTTTATTGACTTATTTTTTGTATTAGCAATAAAGCTATCGGAAAAACCCGCTTGTTTTAATTGACGTAATAGAATTTTATTCAATTTATGAAGATTTAACTGTTTTTCTAATTCTGTTAATTGATGAATTTGTGCCAAAAACCAAAAGTTAATCTGTGATAAGCGTTCAGCTTGCTTTACTGAACCCCCATTTTTAAAAAACTGATATAAGGCAAATAAACGTCTATCGGTAGCAAATTGTATTTCTTTGCGTGGATTATCAATTTCTTCTGGATAATCCATTAAACAAGTTGCTCCTTTATTTAACATCCCCACTGCTTTTTGCAATGCCTCTGGGAAAGAACGACCTATTGCCATCACTTCCCCCACACTTTTCATTTCAGTACCAATCGTTCTTTCAGCCGCTTTTAATTTATGTGTATCCCAACGTGGAATTTTTACTACGATATAATCCAATGCAGGTTCAAAATAAGCACTCGTCACCTGAGTGACACTATTTTTTATTTCATAGAGCTGGTAACCCAATGCTAATTTTGCAGCAATAAACGCTAATGGATAACCTGTTGCCTTAGACGCTAACGCACTGGAACGTGATAATCGCGCATTCATTTCTATAACTCGGTAGTCGCCATTTTTAGGGTTAATAGCAAATTGAATATTACATTCGCCGATAATGTTAAAATGCTCAGCAACTTGCAAAGCCATATTACGTAATAACTGGTGTTGCTCATTATTTAAGGTCTGTGCTGGTGCTACAACAATACTTTCTCCAGTATGGATGCCCATAGCATCCATATTTTCCATATTACAAATTGTTAATCTATTTCCCATTTGGTCACGGACAATTTCATACTCAAATTCCTTCCACCCAAATAAATATTCTTCTATTAAAATTTGTGGTGCTGTAGCTAAGCTTTCCTGGGCTCGCTGTTCAAGAATTTCTCGATGCGCAATTTTCCCAGAACCTAATCCTCCTAAGGAAAAACCTGAACGCAACATAATGGGATAACCGATCTTTTCTGCTGCTTTCAACGCTTCAGCAACTGTTTTGACTGCAAAACTAAGCGGTGTTTTAATTTTTATCTTTGCTAAAGCCGCTTTAAAAAGATCTCTGTCTTCTGTTTGGCGTATCGATTCAACGGATGTTCCTAATACTTCTACTTTATATTTTTTTAATATCCCTTTTTTTTCTAAATCTAAACCTAAATTAAGAGCAGTTTGTCCGCCGAAACCTAGTAAAATTCCATCTGGTTTTTCTTTAATGATAATCCGCTTCACCGTATCAAAATTTAATGGTTGTAAATAAATTTCATCGGCTAAATTTGCATCTGTTTGTATGGTAGCTATGTTCGGGTTTATTAATACCGAAGTAATTTTTTCTTCTTTTAGTGCTTTAATGGCCTGTGAACCGGAATAATCAAACTCGCCTGCTTGGCCTATTCGTAAACCACCCGAACCTAAAATCAGAATTTTCTTATATCGTTGTATTTTCATAATCTTTTATAACATGCGATAAAAACGTTCAAATAACCATTGTGTATCCATAGGCCCAGGTGCAGCCTCAGGATGAAATTGTACCGAAAAAAAAGGATCTTTCTTATGCTCAATTCCTGCAACTGTTCCATCATTTAAATTTCGAAATAATACTTGCCAATCTTTGGGAAGGGATTTTTCATTTACCGCATAACCATGATTTTGCGAAGTCAAATAACATCGTTTTGTCGGCAAATAAATACAGGGTTGATTTTGAGAACGATGACCAAAAATTAACTTATAGGTTTTAGCCCCAACAGCTAAAGCCATTAATTGTGTCCCTAAACAAATGCCGAAACAAGGCTTCTTTTTAGTTAAAGCCTTTCTTAAAATGGCTATCGTTTTTTTACATAATTGCGGATCACCCGGACCATTGGAAATAAAAACTCCATCATAGTCTTCCTGACTATAATCATAGTCATAAGGAACTCGTTTAATTTTTAGTGGGAATTTTAATAAACAACGTAAAATGTTTTCTTTTAAACCACAGTCTACAACAATTATTTTTTTTCTACCTTCACCATAATACAGCGGCTCAGTAATTGTTACTTGTTTTACCCAATCGATGGTTTCAAATTCAATAAAATCGCCATGCGGCTTATTTAATGAAGTAATTATACCCGGAGTTACTCCATTAACTCTTAAACAATGTGTTAAAGCCCGCGTGTCCAAACCCGTTATAAAAGGTATATTTTCAATTTCAAGCCAATTTACTAGTGACTGTTGGGCAGCATGATTTGAGTAAAATGACGCTATTTCAGAAATAATCACGCTTTTTACTTGAATTTTGTTAGATTCCCAAGTATTTGATGCAGAAACACCATAATTTCCTATCAAGGGATAGGTAAAACATAATATCTGCCCTGCATACGAAGGGTCTGTTAAAGATTCCACATAACCTAACATACCTGTATTGAATATAACTTCACCGGAAACTTCAGTTGTTTGGCTTGCTGGCATATATCCAACAAAGCTCTCACCTGTTTTTAATATTAATTTTGCTGATACCAATTTTTTCATGATCTCGTCTGTTGGTGAAATTGAGCAGCAAGATAAGGGTTCCACATCATACCTGTTGCAGAAAGGGCAATATCTGCGCCACTATTTAAAAATTGATTAAAATGTTCCGGAATAGTAATACCACCCATGCCCAAAATAACTAAATTTAATTTTTCAGTTTGATTAATTTGAACTAATTTATTAAGACATTGTAATGCTAATCGACGAATTGGATAACCTGAAACCCCACTATAAATTCTTTTTCCAAATGCAGGTTGATGATCTTTATTCAATACGCGCATACTGATGGAGTTGATAGCACTAATACCTCTTGCTCCGGCCTGTGCTGCAGAAATTAATAAATTTATAGGGGATTTATGCTCATGAATTAAGCCTAACTTTAATAAGATGGGGGTATCGGCTACACATTTCACAACCAAGGTTGTTATTTGCGATACATGTTCAATACTCCAATAAAGAGGTTCACCTGATTTCATTAAATTAGGACATGAAAAATTTAGCTCTATAACATCAGCCCCGGCCTCTTTAGCTATTAATGCGGCAGCGGCAAAATCTTGTGACATCGATTTCAGCGAATCACCTTCACCATAAACCGACACAATCAACACTTGACCTTCTACTAAAGAATTTTTTGCAAAAGCTATATCTTCCATAATCACTATCGGTTCCAAACAACCGTTACCAAAGGAATTACTAATTGCAATTTTGTCACTTATTTTTTCAGGTTTATTCTTGGTAAAAAGAACTTCTTTTAAATCAGCGTAATTAAATAATTTTTCACATTCGAGATGAACAATATTTGGCAAAGGATGAGTAGGGTAAGCTTGGCGTCGTATTGTTTTGTAGGTCAATACGTCAAAACCTAGTTGTGCTAATAATGCCACACCTTTACCAGTTGTTGCAGCACATGCAGCTGCACCAATTTTGGAGGCTAGTGAATAGCCTAATAAATTACTCCACTGTGTTCTGTCTGGCCAAACGCGAGTCGGTGGTTTTATTGAGGGGAAAGAGGAATTGCTGAAGTTTTCTTCGAAAGTTTTACTAATGTCATAGAGAGGCGATGAAACGCTCAACATGCGATATGGCTACAAATAATTTTGACTATTTAAACCGATTTTCCAAAAAATACCAAGTTTTTTATTGTCTTAATTAATATTTTTCTATACGCTTGCCTTACCCGCGTTTTATATAAATTAAAACACAGCATGAAAAACCATTCTGTTTTAAGTCTCCTTATCAGTATCAGTTTAATGATTTTTTCTTTACCATCACCATCGATAACTTTGAGTCTGAGGTAATAGCAGTATATCAAAACGTAGTCATACTCCTGTGAACAAATTAAAGATACTCTTTGCTGATTGTAACAAAGCTACAAGCCAACTAGACATGCATCTTTGTGCCGATAAAGATGCTACTACGGCTACTTTCAAATTAAAGCAAACATTACTTAATAAAAAACCACAATTGTTAATTTGCAAGTCTCAGCTCGAGGAAAAAATTGCGCAATGGAGAACACAGACAATGCTTGTGATAAGGCTACTGAGGACTATCGTGATGGTTCAATATGGCCTACTTTACAGCTAAATTGCATGACAAATGAAACAACCAAGATAAGAAATAAGCTTGACAATATAAATAATTGCAACGAGCTAAATAAGATTATACAGCCACTACAGATCGAACCAGGTTTTTATTCCCTTTGTGGAAAAGGATCTTGTTAATTGGTGCCGAGAAGAGGACTCGAACCTCCAAGGGTTGCCCCACAAGTACCTGAAACTTGCGTGTCTACCAATTTCACCACCTCGGCAAATCTCTCTTTCAAGACGCAACATTATTTGGTCATTTTGATAAGTGGATAACCTGCTTCTAGCCAAGCGCGGAGACCGCCTTGTAGAGAAGCAACTTGGCTATAACCCATTTTTTGAAGATTATCTGCCGCCAGGCAAGATCGAAAACCGCCGCTACAATAAACAACAATCTCTACTTCAAAATCTGGAATGTATTTCTCAATATCACGTTCAATAATACCCTTACTAAGAGGGATAGCATGAACAATAGACCCTTGCTGAAATTCATCGCGCTCACGTACATCAATTAAATAAAACCGGTGTTGACTGCTAATTTTTTTATTTAAATCAGCAACTGTCAACTCTTTTATTTTAGGTTTTATTTTATCAACTAATTTTATAAAAGCTGATCTATGTTGCTTTTGATTGATCACGAATGTATTTCGTTCTCCATTTCTGCTTCAATATCTTTCATGGTTAAACGAATGCGACCTTGTCTATCTATTTCTAGTACTTTGACTTTGACAATTTGGCCTTCGCTTAATACATCACTCACTTGTTCAACACGTTCTTTAGAAATTTGTGAAATATGCACTAAGCCATCACGACCGGGCAATACGTTAACAAAAGCACCAAAATCAGTCAGTTTAACAATTGCACCTTCATAAGTACGGCCCACTTCCACTTCCGCTGTTACTTTTTTAATACGTTCTATGGCATTTTGGCAAGCATGTAAATCAGATGTCGAGATTCGAACGACACCATCATCGCTAATGTCGATTAAGGTTCCTGTTTCTTCAGTAATCGCGCGAATTGTCGCTCCACCTTTTCCGATTAAATCACGTATTTTTTCAGGGTTTATCTTTAAAGTAGTTATACGCGGTGCATAAGGAGAGACTTCTATGCGTGGTTCAGCTAAAGTTTCTTGCATAATATTTAATATATGAAGACGACCCTCCTTGGCTTGATTTAATGCCACCTGCAAAATTTCTTCTGTAATACCATCAATTTTAATATCCATTTGTAATGCTGTGACGCCGTCTAGTGTACCTGCAACTTTAAAATCCATATCTCCTAAATGATCTTCATCACCTAAAATGTCGGTTAATACAGCAAACTGATCGCCTTCTTTTATTAGGCCCATTGCTATACCCGCTACATGTTTCTTTAAAGGTACGCCAGCATCCATTAGCGCTATACTTGCACCACAGACTGTTGCCATAGAGCTAGATCCATTTGATTCGGTAATTTCAGAAACAACACGTAATACATAAGGAAAATCGGATTCACTAGGTAATACAGCTCGCAAAGCACGTTTCGCTAAATTACCATGCCCAATTTCACGCCGTTTAGGACTTCCCATTTGGCCGGTTTCGCCCACGCTATAAGGAGGAAAGTTATAGTGAAGCATAAATGTTTCACGTCCTTCTCCATCTAAGGCTTCTATAGTTTGTGCATCTCTATCCGTACCTAAGGTAGTAACAACTAATGCTTGCGTCTCGCCTCTAGTAAATAAAGCCGAACCATGTGTACGTGGTAAAAATCCTGGCTGAATAGTAATAGGGCGAACTGTTATCTTATCACGTCCATCAATGCGGGTTTCGCCTGATAGAATACGACTACGTACTATTTTCTCTTCTAAATTTGCTAGAAATAACTGAATAGCTTTAGCGGAAATTCCTTTTTCTTCATCTGACCATTTCTCGATAATACTATTTCGTAAATTTTCTAATTTAGCTTTACGAATTAATTTCTCCGGAATTGTATAGGCCTCAGCATATAAAGCCTGTATAGCTTGCGTTATTTCTTGTTCCACAACTGCATCTAATTGAGATGTTGTAGTTTTTTGCGCATCCCAAGCGGGCTCACCTGCCTCTTCAGCAAGCTCTTTAATAGCTTGAATAACCCCTTGCATTTGTTGATGTCCAAACAAAATAGCATTCAACATAATTTCTTCAGTAAGCTCGGCGGCTTGAGATTCCACCATTAAGACGGCTTTGTCTGTTCCTGCAACTACTAAATCTAAATCTGATGTTTCTAGTTGCTTAAAGCTTGGGTTTAATAGGTATTGTCCCTCCGAATAACCGACTCTTGCTGCCGCAATCGGACCCTTAAAAGGTAAGCCTGATAAGCTTAAAGCTGCAGAAGCACCAATTAATGCAGGAATATCTGCGTTAATATCAGGATTTGAAGATAAAACAGTCGCAACAATTTGCACTTCATTATAAAACCCTTCAGGAAACAGGGGTCTTATTGGTCTATCAATTAAGCGCGATGTTAAAATTTCTTTTTCAGTAGGTCGTCCTTCCCGTTTAAAATAACCTCCTGGAATACGTCCGGCTGCATAGGAGCGTTCTTGATATTGAACAGTCAAGGGAAAAAAGTCTCTTTCTTCAGCTGCTTGCTGCTTATTACCTACAACGGTTACTAAAACGGTAGTACCATCCAAGCTCACAAGAACTGATGCTGTGGCTTGACGTGCAATTGCCCCAGTTTCTAGAATTATTTCCTGCGAACCAAACTGCACGACTTTCTTTATAGAATTAATTAACACGTTTACATTCCCTCAAAAAAAACAAATGGGCGAAAATTACCGCCCATTGGTACGAATAAAATGTCTTCAACGATTGGCTGAAGAATATGAACCAGGACTTAACCACGCAAGCCGAGTTGTTTAATGAGCGTTAAATACCCTTGTAAATTAACGCTTTTGAAATATTTTAATAATTTACGACGCAAAGCTACTTTCTTTAATAGACCTTGTCGTGAATGATTATCCTTCTTATGCACTTGAAAATGGCCATTTAGTTGTTCGATAGCCCCAGATAATAAAGCAATCTGAACCTCTGGGGATCCTGTATCACCCGGAGAACGTTGAAATTTAGCCAATATTTCATTTTTAGCTAGCATAAAACCTTTTACCTCTTATAAATGAACCCGCTATTCTATGCATAATACCTGCAACTGACAAGGATTATCTTCTTAAATTATGCTTCTAATAGTTAAATATCGATAAACCATCGTATCTTTAGGGATTACTTATAAATCGTAAGTAAAATACTTACTTTTACTCTTTTGAGCTCGTCCTTCCCTTAAGATTCAAACATTTTTTAACTATCTGTTCTTCATAACTTAAAGTTTTTTTAGAATCTAAATTTACAGCTGAAAATAAAAAATCTACATTGGTAATTATTTCGTATCGCAAAAAATTATAGCTTGTTTATTGAACGTTAAATTACATCATTATTTAGTATAAGTGCCGTGTCATGTTAGAATATCCACCCGCCGCTGACAGCTATTTTTACCTTGTTTGTCAGCGTTGGAAATTATCAGCATGGACAGGTAAAATTACCGCTAATTAATAAGTGAAAATGATATGAAAACTACTAGTAGCATGAGCAAAATTCTTAAAGGATTAATGGCTGAGTTAGGGATTAATGAATCGGAACTAGCACGACGCACCGGTGTAGGTCAACCTGTAGTACATCGAATTTGCTCAGGAGAAACTGATAATCCCAAAGTCGCCACTTTGAGTCCGATTGCCAATTTCTTTGCTATATCTATCAGCCAACTCATCGGTGATGAG
This window contains:
- the carA gene encoding glutamine-hydrolyzing carbamoyl-phosphate synthase small subunit, whose protein sequence is MKKLVSAKLILKTGESFVGYMPASQTTEVSGEVIFNTGMLGYVESLTDPSYAGQILCFTYPLIGNYGVSASNTWESNKIQVKSVIISEIASFYSNHAAQQSLVNWLEIENIPFITGLDTRALTHCLRVNGVTPGIITSLNKPHGDFIEFETIDWVKQVTITEPLYYGEGRKKIIVVDCGLKENILRCLLKFPLKIKRVPYDYDYSQEDYDGVFISNGPGDPQLCKKTIAILRKALTKKKPCFGICLGTQLMALAVGAKTYKLIFGHRSQNQPCIYLPTKRCYLTSQNHGYAVNEKSLPKDWQVLFRNLNDGTVAGIEHKKDPFFSVQFHPEAAPGPMDTQWLFERFYRML
- the pnp gene encoding polyribonucleotide nucleotidyltransferase, with translation MNSIKKVVQFGSQEIILETGAIARQATASVLVSLDGTTVLVTVVGNKQQAAEERDFFPLTVQYQERSYAAGRIPGGYFKREGRPTEKEILTSRLIDRPIRPLFPEGFYNEVQIVATVLSSNPDINADIPALIGASAALSLSGLPFKGPIAAARVGYSEGQYLLNPSFKQLETSDLDLVVAGTDKAVLMVESQAAELTEEIMLNAILFGHQQMQGVIQAIKELAEEAGEPAWDAQKTTTSQLDAVVEQEITQAIQALYAEAYTIPEKLIRKAKLENLRNSIIEKWSDEEKGISAKAIQLFLANLEEKIVRSRILSGETRIDGRDKITVRPITIQPGFLPRTHGSALFTRGETQALVVTTLGTDRDAQTIEALDGEGRETFMLHYNFPPYSVGETGQMGSPKRREIGHGNLAKRALRAVLPSESDFPYVLRVVSEITESNGSSSMATVCGASIALMDAGVPLKKHVAGIAMGLIKEGDQFAVLTDILGDEDHLGDMDFKVAGTLDGVTALQMDIKIDGITEEILQVALNQAKEGRLHILNIMQETLAEPRIEVSPYAPRITTLKINPEKIRDLIGKGGATIRAITEETGTLIDISDDGVVRISTSDLHACQNAIERIKKVTAEVEVGRTYEGAIVKLTDFGAFVNVLPGRDGLVHISQISKERVEQVSDVLSEGQIVKVKVLEIDRQGRIRLTMKDIEAEMENEIHS
- the rpsO gene encoding 30S ribosomal protein S15, encoding MLAKNEILAKFQRSPGDTGSPEVQIALLSGAIEQLNGHFQVHKKDNHSRQGLLKKVALRRKLLKYFKSVNLQGYLTLIKQLGLRG
- the carB gene encoding carbamoyl-phosphate synthase (glutamine-hydrolyzing) large subunit, yielding MKIQRYKKILILGSGGLRIGQAGEFDYSGSQAIKALKEEKITSVLINPNIATIQTDANLADEIYLQPLNFDTVKRIIIKEKPDGILLGFGGQTALNLGLDLEKKGILKKYKVEVLGTSVESIRQTEDRDLFKAALAKIKIKTPLSFAVKTVAEALKAAEKIGYPIMLRSGFSLGGLGSGKIAHREILEQRAQESLATAPQILIEEYLFGWKEFEYEIVRDQMGNRLTICNMENMDAMGIHTGESIVVAPAQTLNNEQHQLLRNMALQVAEHFNIIGECNIQFAINPKNGDYRVIEMNARLSRSSALASKATGYPLAFIAAKLALGYQLYEIKNSVTQVTSAYFEPALDYIVVKIPRWDTHKLKAAERTIGTEMKSVGEVMAIGRSFPEALQKAVGMLNKGATCLMDYPEEIDNPRKEIQFATDRRLFALYQFFKNGGSVKQAERLSQINFWFLAQIHQLTELEKQLNLHKLNKILLRQLKQAGFSDSFIANTKNKSIKQIRTLRLKYGIIPFVKQIDTLAGEFAAQTNYLYLSYHAVEHDISPAKLPPIIVLGSGPYSIGSSVEFDWCAVNTAQTLRLLKETAIIINSNPETVSTDYDESDRLYFEQLTFERVQDIVDFESAKGIIVSVGGQIANNLAVPLAKEGYHLLGTDPTFIDYAENREKFSALLNTLNIDQPAWERITSLSKAKTFAAKVGYPVLIRPSYILSGSAMNVVFNPESLDQHLQAAARVSQEHPVVISKFVQEAKELEIDGVAKQGDIVIEAISEHIENAGVHSGDATVVLPPQKLYLETIRRTKSIARKIVKALHITGPFNIQFIAKNNDIQVIECNLRASRSFPFVSKVTGHNFIQIATEVMLNKHQAKHYETLELDYVGVKAAQFSYSRLKGSNPVAQVEMASTGEVACIAEDLVEAFYKAWLATDQNITEKKLLLSIADNHKVKLLPWVKQLDDQGWLIYSTEGTHQFLSQQGIASYFVNKTSEAKKPNIRDLITQRKIAAIINIPSSMTGLQQTDGFLIRRLAIDHHIPLITNAQNALIILQCLVSLWSKELPVESWQSLVIKKMNK
- a CDS encoding rhodanese-like domain-containing protein, encoding MNQKQHRSAFIKLVDKIKPKIKELTVADLNKKISSQHRFYLIDVRERDEFQQGSIVHAIPLSKGIIERDIEKYIPDFEVEIVVYCSGGFRSCLAADNLQKMGYSQVASLQGGLRAWLEAGYPLIKMTK